A portion of the Flavobacteriales bacterium genome contains these proteins:
- a CDS encoding T9SS type A sorting domain-containing protein: MKLITSIFFVLLFIGVQAQLKLIDPLHPGADFNNTTITVSGVPADNDLEFPLSVINTSTENYTIKCRRTEVDVLAGTTNSTCWVVCPPDVNAGDYPVMVIGQNGVEYDYSLAPGDTAIGFLAHYGPHNIDGCSLFKYEFFDAADPNTALGTVYGRFVHNVSTSCTAALTEMSKVNFSIYPNPASDQLNVEVDLKNVDVKIIDMLGKTVLTAVNVNNSTKINLMDLNNGIYFVSVLDKGTVLKTEKLIVKH, translated from the coding sequence ATGAAATTAATAACATCAATCTTTTTTGTCCTATTGTTTATAGGAGTACAAGCTCAATTGAAGCTGATCGACCCATTGCATCCTGGTGCTGATTTTAATAACACCACAATTACAGTTTCAGGGGTTCCTGCTGATAACGATTTGGAATTCCCATTATCAGTAATCAATACATCAACAGAGAATTATACGATAAAATGTCGAAGAACAGAAGTAGATGTTTTAGCAGGTACAACGAATAGCACTTGTTGGGTGGTGTGTCCTCCTGATGTAAATGCGGGAGATTATCCTGTAATGGTTATTGGGCAAAATGGAGTAGAGTACGATTATAGTTTAGCACCAGGAGATACCGCAATTGGTTTCTTGGCACATTACGGACCTCATAATATAGATGGATGCTCTTTGTTTAAGTATGAGTTTTTTGACGCGGCAGATCCAAATACTGCGTTAGGTACTGTGTATGGTCGCTTTGTGCATAATGTGTCAACTTCTTGTACAGCAGCACTAACAGAAATGTCTAAAGTGAACTTTTCTATCTATCCTAATCCAGCAAGTGATCAACTAAATGTTGAAGTTGATTTAAAAAATGTAGATGTGAAAATTATTGATATGTTAGGGAAGACAGTACTAACAGCAGTAAATGTCAACAATTCAACTAAAATAAACTTGATGGATTTAAACAATGGAATTTATTTTGTTTCAGTTCTAGATAAAGGGACTGTTTTGAAAACAGAAAAACTAATTGTTAAACATTAG
- the queA gene encoding tRNA preQ1(34) S-adenosylmethionine ribosyltransferase-isomerase QueA — MKLSQFEFDLPEELLAEYPADVRDESRLMVVHRDTGEIEHKMFKDIIDYFDDGDVFVLNNTKVFPARMYGNKEKTGARIEVFLLRELNRESLLWDVLVDPARKIRIGNKLYFGENDELMAEVIDNTTSRGRTLRFLFDGSYEEFQAVIKKLGQTPLPKYIKREPTPEDEDRYQTIFAKEEGAVAAPTAGLHFSKQLMKRLEIKGVDFTELTLHVGLGTFRGVEVEDLTKHKMDSEQLFIPQEAADRVNKAKAEKKKVVAIGTTSMRALETSVSVNKNLKPYEGWTNKFIFPPYDFSIADAMVTNFHTPKSTLLMMISAYAGYDLTMKAYKEAVKEKYRFYSYGDAMLIL; from the coding sequence ATGAAATTATCACAATTTGAATTTGATTTACCAGAAGAGTTATTGGCTGAATATCCTGCAGATGTAAGGGATGAATCAAGGTTAATGGTTGTTCATAGAGATACGGGAGAAATTGAACATAAAATGTTTAAAGATATTATCGATTATTTCGATGATGGAGATGTTTTTGTGTTAAATAATACAAAAGTCTTCCCTGCTAGAATGTATGGTAATAAGGAAAAGACTGGAGCAAGAATAGAAGTGTTCTTGTTGAGAGAATTAAACAGAGAAAGCTTATTGTGGGATGTTTTGGTAGATCCAGCAAGAAAAATAAGAATAGGTAATAAACTTTACTTTGGAGAGAATGATGAATTAATGGCTGAGGTTATTGATAATACAACTTCAAGAGGAAGAACATTAAGATTTTTATTTGATGGATCTTACGAAGAGTTCCAAGCAGTGATTAAAAAATTGGGGCAAACTCCTCTTCCAAAATATATAAAAAGAGAGCCAACGCCTGAGGATGAAGATCGTTACCAAACAATTTTTGCTAAAGAAGAGGGTGCTGTAGCCGCTCCTACTGCTGGTTTACATTTTAGTAAACAACTCATGAAGAGACTGGAGATTAAAGGAGTTGACTTTACAGAGTTAACGCTACATGTTGGTTTAGGTACTTTTAGAGGAGTAGAAGTAGAGGATTTAACAAAGCATAAAATGGACTCAGAGCAACTTTTTATTCCTCAAGAAGCTGCAGATAGAGTCAATAAAGCTAAAGCTGAAAAGAAAAAAGTTGTTGCAATTGGTACAACATCTATGAGAGCTCTAGAAACGTCAGTTTCAGTTAATAAAAATCTAAAACCTTATGAAGGATGGACGAATAAATTTATTTTCCCTCCTTATGATTTTAGTATCGCTGATGCAATGGTGACTAATTTCCATACGCCTAAATCAACGTTGTTAATGATGATTAGTGCCTATGCTGGGTATGATTTGACGATGAAAGCTTATAAAGAAGCTGTTAAAGAAAAATACCGTTTCTATTCGTATGGAGACGCAATGTTGATTCTTTAA
- the rlmN gene encoding 23S rRNA (adenine(2503)-C(2))-methyltransferase RlmN codes for MNEVFCIITVQMDKKVDIRQLTLEELKNYFVEIGEKPFRAKQVYEWLWKKSSTDFDDMSNLSLALREKMKAHFEIRYLTIAESQKSSDKTIKSVFKLSDGAVVEGVLIPTSKRMTACISVQVGCSLACDFCATGKLKRVRNLNPDEIYDQVVLINNQAISEYGIPLSNIVYMGMGEPLLNYKNMRHSIDKITHEDGLGMSPKRITVSTAGIAKMIEKLADDEVKFNLALSLHAANDVKRSKIMEINDSNSLSELAKSLRYFHKKTGKRVTFEYIVFKDFNDEIEDAQELAEFCKNVPCKVNIIEYNSIDGGIYQQAEMKKVDAFAQHLERKNIIVNIRRSRGKDIDAACGQLANKNEVVIDKQYK; via the coding sequence ATGAATGAGGTTTTTTGTATTATTACAGTACAAATGGATAAGAAAGTAGATATAAGACAGCTAACTTTAGAGGAGTTGAAAAACTATTTTGTAGAAATAGGAGAAAAACCATTTCGAGCAAAACAAGTCTACGAATGGCTTTGGAAAAAATCATCAACAGATTTTGATGATATGAGCAATTTATCATTAGCGCTTAGGGAAAAAATGAAAGCGCATTTTGAAATTCGTTATTTAACAATAGCTGAATCTCAAAAAAGTAGTGATAAGACCATTAAGAGTGTTTTTAAACTTTCCGACGGAGCTGTGGTCGAAGGGGTGTTGATTCCTACTTCAAAAAGAATGACAGCATGCATTTCAGTTCAGGTAGGTTGTAGCTTAGCGTGCGACTTTTGCGCGACAGGAAAATTAAAACGCGTAAGAAATTTAAATCCTGATGAAATTTATGATCAAGTAGTACTGATTAATAATCAGGCTATTTCTGAATATGGAATTCCGCTATCAAATATTGTCTATATGGGGATGGGGGAGCCTTTGCTGAATTATAAAAATATGCGACATTCTATTGATAAAATAACGCATGAAGATGGCTTAGGGATGTCGCCCAAAAGAATTACTGTTTCGACGGCAGGTATTGCGAAAATGATTGAAAAATTAGCAGATGATGAGGTGAAATTTAATTTGGCACTTTCATTACATGCTGCTAATGATGTAAAACGCTCTAAAATTATGGAGATTAATGATTCTAATTCGTTAAGTGAGTTAGCAAAATCATTACGTTATTTTCATAAAAAAACAGGAAAACGCGTCACTTTTGAATACATCGTTTTTAAAGATTTTAATGATGAGATTGAAGATGCACAAGAGTTGGCTGAATTTTGTAAAAATGTACCATGTAAAGTGAATATTATAGAGTATAATTCTATTGATGGTGGAATTTATCAGCAGGCAGAAATGAAGAAAGTAGATGCTTTTGCTCAGCATTTAGAAAGAAAAAATATTATTGTAAATATTAGAAGGAGTAGAGGGAAGGATATTGATGCAGCTTGTGGTCAATTGGCTAATAAAAATGAAGTAGTTATAGATAAGCAATATAAATAA
- a CDS encoding glycosyltransferase family 2 protein: protein MNPVRTLSILIPAYNEEKTIHLILDKVRAVSLVSSIEKEVIIVNDCSTDNTIEAVEKYKSQYPEFPIQLYSQEVNKGKGAAIHKAIEQATGDYLVIQDADLEYDPEEYNDLLKPVLNGFADVVYGSRFMGGNPHRILFYWHSIGNKFLTSLSNMFTNLNLTDMETCYKLIRTDIAQSLNLKEQRFGFEPELTAKLSRVKNIRIYEVGISYYGRTYEEGKKIGWKDGFRAIYCILKYNLFSK, encoded by the coding sequence ATGAATCCTGTTAGAACTTTATCTATTTTAATTCCAGCTTATAATGAAGAAAAAACCATTCATTTAATTCTGGATAAAGTGAGGGCAGTTTCTTTAGTTAGTTCTATAGAAAAAGAAGTCATTATTGTTAATGATTGCTCTACAGATAATACAATAGAAGCTGTTGAGAAGTATAAAAGTCAGTATCCGGAATTCCCAATACAATTGTATAGCCAAGAAGTGAATAAAGGTAAGGGGGCTGCAATACATAAAGCTATAGAGCAAGCAACGGGAGACTATTTGGTTATTCAAGATGCAGATTTAGAGTACGACCCTGAAGAATATAATGATTTGCTCAAACCAGTACTTAATGGATTTGCAGATGTGGTGTATGGATCTCGTTTTATGGGAGGTAATCCTCATCGAATTTTATTCTATTGGCACAGTATAGGGAATAAGTTCTTGACAAGTTTGTCGAATATGTTTACCAATTTGAATTTAACAGATATGGAAACTTGTTATAAGCTAATAAGAACAGATATTGCACAAAGCTTAAATTTAAAAGAGCAACGTTTTGGTTTTGAACCAGAATTGACTGCAAAATTATCTCGAGTAAAGAATATTCGAATCTATGAGGTTGGGATATCGTATTATGGAAGAACCTATGAAGAGGGAAAGAAAATTGGATGGAAAGATGGTTTTAGAGCAATCTATTGCATCTTAAAGTATAATCTTTTCTCAAAATAA
- a CDS encoding Omp28-related outer membrane protein → MKKQLLSSVTALLSASALMAQLPVSQTASNKNVVLEEFTGIYCGFCPDGHRIANNIKAANPDDVVLINVHVGGYANPNGSDPDFRTPFGSAIVNQTDLQGYPAGTVNRHLFAGNSQQGGSGTAQGRNTWTSTSSTILSESSYANVALQASLDIQTREITVDVEVYYTGNGAAANRLNVALLQNGIEGPQSGMSANNAQILPNGNYEHNHMLRHLITGQWGDTISTTSQGTLIQRQYVYSIPADLNGVAYELGELEVVAFLAEGQQEIITGAEGPISYVIPPGTTLVDLASSTNMQSPNSYCDGAVVPEITVNNADTASITSYEVSYSLNGGTAVTQTVSNPLAGGASATTSFPGITLSPGENVFTYTVNALNGSSYVEVVMGNNSATSEAIYIVPSAAFAQTHQEGFESSSVGASAPNNAIADNPDDISALVVSNAVSNSVSQEIGGFGKSSKSFLWNFFSIPTGKSSMLVFEKLDFSVGTGHGVKFNHAYAQYQAENDKLEVLVSTDCGITWSNVYSKQGSALTTASASTSSFFPAVTEWKNNFVDLASYAGESEVIIAFKGTSAYGNNLFVDDIQILDGTTIGVEENEALSSATVYPNPSNGNSVLALSLSEQAGVNVAIYNSLGELVVANTTHNLSAGVANLNLDLSNLNNGVYFAHVTIDGSTVVKQITLFK, encoded by the coding sequence ATGAAAAAACAATTACTTAGTTCAGTTACAGCATTATTATCAGCATCTGCTTTGATGGCTCAATTGCCAGTAAGTCAGACTGCGAGTAATAAAAATGTTGTCTTAGAAGAATTCACGGGGATTTATTGTGGGTTCTGTCCAGATGGGCATAGAATCGCTAATAATATAAAGGCAGCTAATCCTGATGATGTGGTATTAATTAATGTCCATGTTGGAGGTTATGCTAATCCAAATGGATCGGATCCTGATTTTAGAACGCCGTTTGGTTCGGCTATTGTCAATCAAACAGATTTACAAGGCTATCCAGCTGGAACAGTGAATAGACATCTGTTTGCTGGTAATTCTCAACAAGGAGGGAGCGGTACAGCCCAAGGAAGAAATACATGGACTTCTACTTCGTCAACAATTCTTTCTGAATCATCGTATGCGAATGTAGCTTTACAGGCTTCTTTAGATATACAAACTAGAGAGATTACAGTAGATGTCGAAGTTTATTATACAGGGAATGGAGCTGCAGCTAACCGATTAAATGTGGCTTTGCTTCAAAATGGAATAGAGGGACCACAATCGGGGATGTCAGCTAATAACGCTCAAATTTTGCCGAATGGTAACTACGAACATAATCATATGTTACGTCACTTAATTACAGGGCAATGGGGAGATACCATTTCAACGACAAGTCAAGGGACGTTAATACAACGTCAATATGTTTATTCAATTCCTGCAGATTTAAATGGAGTTGCTTATGAGTTGGGTGAATTAGAAGTTGTTGCTTTCTTGGCGGAAGGACAACAAGAGATTATTACAGGTGCTGAGGGACCTATTAGTTATGTAATCCCTCCGGGAACGACTTTAGTTGATTTAGCATCTTCAACAAATATGCAAAGTCCTAATTCATATTGTGATGGAGCAGTTGTTCCAGAAATAACGGTGAATAATGCAGATACTGCTTCGATTACTTCTTATGAGGTGTCTTACTCTTTAAATGGGGGAACAGCTGTCACACAAACAGTTTCTAACCCGTTAGCTGGAGGGGCTTCTGCAACAACATCATTCCCTGGAATTACATTGTCTCCTGGAGAGAACGTTTTTACTTACACTGTTAATGCGTTAAATGGATCTTCTTACGTTGAGGTAGTTATGGGGAATAATTCTGCTACTTCGGAAGCAATTTATATTGTGCCATCAGCAGCATTTGCCCAGACGCATCAAGAAGGCTTCGAAAGTTCTAGCGTTGGAGCTAGTGCACCTAATAATGCTATTGCTGATAATCCAGATGATATTTCAGCTTTGGTTGTGAGTAACGCAGTTAGTAATAGTGTATCCCAAGAGATAGGAGGTTTTGGAAAAAGCTCTAAGAGTTTTTTATGGAATTTCTTTTCTATTCCAACTGGAAAAAGCTCAATGCTTGTTTTTGAAAAGTTAGACTTTAGCGTTGGTACAGGGCATGGTGTTAAGTTTAACCACGCGTATGCTCAGTATCAGGCAGAAAATGATAAACTAGAAGTTTTAGTCTCTACAGACTGTGGAATTACTTGGTCGAATGTATATTCTAAACAAGGTTCAGCATTGACTACTGCTAGTGCATCAACAAGTAGCTTTTTCCCTGCCGTTACAGAGTGGAAAAATAACTTTGTAGACTTAGCAAGTTATGCTGGGGAGTCTGAAGTTATCATTGCTTTTAAAGGAACTTCAGCTTATGGTAATAACCTTTTTGTTGATGATATTCAAATTTTAGATGGAACAACTATTGGAGTTGAGGAAAATGAAGCATTAAGTTCGGCTACTGTATATCCAAATCCATCTAATGGAAACTCAGTATTAGCATTGAGTTTATCAGAGCAGGCTGGTGTAAATGTAGCAATTTATAATAGCTTAGGTGAGTTGGTTGTTGCGAATACTACTCACAATCTATCGGCTGGAGTCGCAAATCTTAACTTAGACTTGTCTAATTTAAATAATGGTGTTTATTTTGCACATGTAACTATCGACGGTAGTACAGTCGTAAAACAAATAACATTATTCAAATAA
- a CDS encoding DUF6029 family protein yields the protein MNIKFIKPLILMLVFLKGQAFFGQEKETLDLGRISGNVQVMSQLYNEDSLIGAALPDFKMGMNSFTNINYNRGNFSAGIRYESYLNPLSGYPTTFNGTGLGYRYANWTKEKLSVTVGNFYEQFGSGMILRSYEERNLGIDNALDGIGVKYNPYKGIYLKGLIGKQRYQFNDGFENGNGIVRGLDGEININELFDSLLVDSKFQVAIGGSFVSKYNNDNKTTDFILPKNVGAYGGRINMRYGKFRFSGEYIHKENDPYPYDQDSNFNYIYKNGEGLLLNFGYSKKGLGIDISAKHNDNLLWRSTNISTGPTDLMIGFIPALTKQHTYNLASTLYPYATNAQGEIAFQADVIYKIPKKTKIGGKYGTSIALNFATAYVPERTFINDMDGARKSYETQLFRMSDSILLQDFNIEIKRKINKKLKTSFTYFNFIFEDRAILVAKHHEKIFAHIAVADFTVKLKPKHALRTELQHLWTQQDQGNWAFAQLEYTISPHWSFAILDQYNYGNKKEDLRVHYLLGNIGYVSGPHRFSLQYGRQRAGVFCVGGVCRTVPASNGLTFTLTSSF from the coding sequence ATGAACATTAAATTCATTAAACCTTTAATACTAATGCTTGTCTTTTTAAAAGGACAAGCATTTTTTGGTCAAGAAAAAGAAACATTAGACCTAGGAAGAATAAGTGGTAACGTTCAAGTTATGAGCCAACTTTACAACGAAGATTCTTTGATAGGAGCTGCTCTACCTGATTTTAAAATGGGAATGAACTCATTTACCAATATTAATTATAATAGAGGTAATTTTTCGGCAGGTATCAGGTATGAATCATACCTAAACCCACTATCGGGTTACCCAACAACATTTAACGGTACAGGATTAGGATACAGATATGCTAATTGGACAAAAGAAAAACTTAGTGTGACAGTAGGTAATTTCTACGAACAGTTTGGAAGTGGTATGATCCTAAGAAGCTATGAAGAACGCAACTTAGGAATTGACAACGCTTTAGATGGGATAGGCGTCAAATACAATCCCTATAAAGGAATTTACTTAAAAGGACTAATAGGAAAACAACGCTACCAATTTAACGATGGATTTGAAAACGGGAATGGTATCGTAAGAGGTTTAGATGGAGAAATAAATATCAATGAACTTTTTGACAGTCTATTGGTTGACTCAAAATTCCAAGTAGCTATTGGTGGTAGTTTTGTAAGTAAATACAATAATGATAATAAAACAACCGACTTTATTCTTCCTAAAAATGTTGGAGCGTATGGAGGTCGTATCAACATGAGGTATGGGAAATTCAGGTTCTCTGGAGAATATATACACAAAGAAAACGACCCATATCCTTATGATCAAGATTCTAACTTTAATTACATCTACAAAAATGGTGAAGGACTATTACTTAATTTCGGATATTCTAAAAAAGGTTTAGGAATTGACATCAGTGCTAAACACAATGACAACTTGTTATGGCGCTCAACCAATATCTCTACTGGTCCAACAGATTTAATGATTGGATTTATTCCTGCTCTAACTAAGCAGCACACCTATAACCTTGCATCAACCTTATACCCCTATGCAACCAATGCCCAAGGAGAAATTGCTTTCCAAGCTGATGTTATTTATAAAATCCCTAAAAAAACTAAAATAGGTGGAAAATACGGAACATCAATTGCTTTAAATTTTGCTACTGCCTATGTACCTGAACGTACATTTATTAATGATATGGATGGGGCTCGAAAAAGTTATGAAACTCAATTATTTAGGATGAGTGACAGTATTCTTCTACAAGATTTTAATATTGAAATAAAACGTAAAATAAATAAAAAACTAAAAACAAGTTTTACTTACTTCAATTTTATATTTGAAGATAGAGCTATTCTAGTAGCCAAACATCATGAGAAAATATTTGCACATATTGCAGTAGCTGATTTTACTGTCAAATTAAAACCTAAACATGCTCTTAGAACAGAACTTCAACACCTGTGGACTCAACAGGATCAAGGAAACTGGGCCTTTGCACAATTAGAATACACCATTAGCCCACACTGGTCTTTTGCCATACTAGACCAATACAATTACGGAAATAAAAAAGAAGATTTACGTGTACATTATTTACTAGGAAACATTGGCTATGTTAGTGGCCCACATCGATTTTCTTTACAATATGGTAGACAACGTGCAGGAGTCTTTTGTGTAGGAGGAGTCTGTAGAACAGTTCCTGCGTCTAATGGTTTAACTTTCACCCTAACCTCAAGTTTTTAG
- a CDS encoding RidA family protein has translation MTKISTNKAPKPVGLYPHARKVGNLLFLSGVGPRVAGSDGSDSKVPGLELDKNGNFLEFDFEAQCRAVFDNVKVILEESGSSWDKLVDVTVFLVNMKRDFHTYNRVYAEYFKDNQPCRTTVEINSLPTPIAIELKCVAEV, from the coding sequence ATGACAAAAATAAGTACCAATAAAGCACCAAAACCAGTAGGGTTGTATCCACATGCACGTAAAGTCGGTAATTTATTATTTTTATCTGGTGTAGGACCAAGAGTGGCAGGTTCCGATGGTTCAGATTCTAAGGTTCCTGGTTTAGAGTTAGACAAGAATGGGAATTTTCTTGAATTTGATTTCGAAGCACAGTGTAGAGCTGTATTTGATAATGTCAAAGTGATTCTTGAAGAGAGTGGATCGAGTTGGGACAAATTAGTGGATGTTACTGTCTTTTTAGTGAATATGAAGCGTGATTTTCATACTTACAATCGTGTGTATGCTGAATATTTTAAAGACAACCAACCTTGTAGAACAACTGTAGAGATTAACTCATTGCCAACGCCTATTGCCATAGAGTTGAAGTGTGTGGCAGAAGTGTAA
- a CDS encoding DUF4293 domain-containing protein has protein sequence MIQRIQTVYLALLVICLGLSFVFPFATYPIEETVGTLGALGVSENISKASPWFPYYVTLGASMGLGIMTIAQFKNRKKQLAFGKINYLLIIVTLIFISFDATGVANKLGIMETQISYGAGMFLPVAALAFQFLANRGIKADEKLVRSMDRLR, from the coding sequence ATGATTCAACGTATCCAAACCGTATACTTAGCGCTATTAGTTATCTGTCTAGGGTTAAGCTTTGTTTTTCCTTTTGCGACCTACCCTATTGAAGAAACTGTTGGGACGTTAGGGGCATTGGGTGTTTCTGAAAACATTTCGAAAGCCAGCCCTTGGTTTCCATACTACGTTACACTGGGAGCTTCTATGGGTCTAGGGATAATGACTATTGCTCAGTTTAAAAACAGAAAAAAGCAATTGGCATTTGGTAAAATCAATTATTTATTGATTATCGTTACTTTGATTTTTATTTCTTTTGACGCGACCGGTGTTGCCAACAAATTAGGAATCATGGAAACCCAAATATCTTATGGCGCAGGAATGTTCTTACCTGTTGCGGCACTTGCATTTCAATTCCTTGCCAACAGAGGAATTAAAGCAGATGAGAAATTAGTTCGATCTATGGATAGATTGAGATAA
- a CDS encoding Omp28-related outer membrane protein, whose translation MRLIKLTFSITTLFILIGLLSCDRITQPIPTKVGGLNWDLFPNGDSTNYTWPTWTANSNILQNVLIEDYTGHTCTNCPAAAVVAKNIEDANPGRVFVASIHAGTASTFQAPEPPEFPMDFRTEEGNIYINEIPSFFANPVGTINRQSNGLGNTLWYTSTSWANETNAALTNTVKAGIQVQTNFFPQTRGLFIHTESEFLTNLSVEHDIVIYLIRKTVISAQKMANGTTEENYHHHNVMSGTINGAWGTRLGDNISAGDKIYNDFAMELPNSANDTTYNIDNLSLITYIYNKDTYEIIQALETEL comes from the coding sequence ATGCGTTTAATAAAATTAACTTTTTCAATTACTACCTTATTTATTTTAATAGGTTTGCTATCATGTGACAGAATTACCCAACCTATTCCTACTAAAGTGGGTGGGTTAAACTGGGATTTATTTCCAAATGGCGACTCAACAAACTACACCTGGCCAACATGGACTGCAAATTCAAACATCCTACAAAATGTTCTGATAGAGGACTATACTGGTCATACCTGCACCAACTGTCCTGCTGCTGCAGTGGTAGCAAAAAACATTGAAGATGCCAACCCTGGAAGAGTTTTTGTTGCTTCTATTCATGCAGGGACTGCTAGTACGTTTCAAGCCCCTGAACCGCCAGAATTCCCAATGGACTTTAGAACTGAGGAAGGTAACATCTATATTAATGAAATCCCTAGCTTTTTCGCCAATCCTGTTGGAACAATCAATAGACAAAGTAATGGCTTAGGAAATACTTTGTGGTATACATCAACATCATGGGCAAACGAAACAAACGCTGCGCTTACTAACACTGTAAAAGCTGGTATACAAGTTCAAACGAACTTTTTTCCACAAACCAGAGGACTCTTTATTCATACCGAAAGTGAATTTTTAACTAACCTCTCAGTTGAGCATGATATCGTGATTTATTTAATTAGAAAAACTGTTATTTCCGCTCAAAAAATGGCCAATGGAACAACTGAAGAAAATTACCATCATCATAATGTAATGAGTGGAACTATTAATGGAGCATGGGGAACTCGCTTAGGAGACAATATAAGTGCAGGTGATAAAATTTACAATGACTTTGCTATGGAACTCCCTAACAGTGCTAATGACACCACCTATAACATTGATAACCTTTCTTTAATAACCTACATCTATAACAAAGATACTTACGAGATTATTCAAGCTTTAGAAACTGAACTATAG
- a CDS encoding class I SAM-dependent methyltransferase, translated as MEVKNDVVGESTLSAINKADKFNDWMYSTIAEFCKGHVLEVGSGIGNISNCFIRDNKQIMLTDFNVSYCETLRKKYQHHKNVLGVKLMDLIDPNFDEKHQDLLGKFDTVFALNVVEHIQTDFTAIQNCKKLLRKGGNLIILVPSYDALYNGMDKELGHYRRYNKKKLSTLFIANDFEIIHKQYFNAMGVFGWFYTGKLLMKRMIPSSQMVTYNKLVPLFKVVDKALVPFWGLSTIVVGKKR; from the coding sequence ATGGAAGTTAAAAATGATGTAGTAGGAGAGTCAACATTATCTGCAATTAATAAAGCAGATAAGTTTAATGATTGGATGTATAGTACGATTGCAGAATTTTGTAAAGGACATGTATTAGAAGTGGGAAGTGGTATAGGGAATATTTCCAATTGTTTTATTCGGGATAATAAGCAAATTATGCTTACAGATTTCAATGTAAGTTATTGTGAAACCTTGAGGAAAAAGTATCAGCACCACAAAAATGTATTAGGAGTTAAACTGATGGATTTAATTGATCCAAATTTTGATGAAAAACATCAAGATTTACTGGGGAAGTTTGATACGGTTTTTGCATTAAATGTTGTTGAACATATTCAAACGGATTTCACTGCGATTCAAAACTGTAAAAAGCTGTTAAGAAAAGGAGGGAATTTAATCATCTTAGTGCCTTCATACGATGCGTTGTATAACGGTATGGATAAAGAGTTGGGGCATTATCGTCGCTACAATAAAAAAAAGCTATCCACTTTATTTATAGCTAATGATTTCGAAATTATTCATAAACAATACTTTAATGCTATGGGAGTGTTTGGGTGGTTTTATACAGGGAAGTTATTAATGAAAAGGATGATTCCTTCGAGCCAAATGGTGACTTATAATAAGCTCGTCCCGTTGTTTAAAGTAGTAGATAAAGCTTTGGTTCCCTTTTGGGGACTCTCTACTATAGTGGTAGGAAAAAAACGTTAA
- a CDS encoding TlpA family protein disulfide reductase, with amino-acid sequence MRTIITFLTMLIGLTSIVAQNKKLPAVKLKTIDGKTVNLATISNDGNPIVVNFWATWCKPCKTELNTIAEEYEDWQDETGVKIIAVSIDNSRSTGRVEPYVNGQGWEYEVLLDPNGELKRAMNVNNVPHTFLIDGKGNIVWDHNNYSAGDEEELYEQIKKHAH; translated from the coding sequence ATGAGAACTATTATTACTTTTTTGACAATGTTAATTGGTCTAACTAGCATTGTTGCTCAGAACAAAAAATTACCAGCAGTTAAACTTAAAACTATAGACGGCAAAACTGTTAACTTAGCAACAATTTCTAACGATGGGAATCCAATTGTCGTTAATTTTTGGGCTACATGGTGTAAACCATGCAAGACAGAGCTAAACACTATAGCAGAAGAATACGAAGACTGGCAAGATGAAACAGGTGTAAAAATAATCGCTGTATCCATAGACAACTCACGTTCTACGGGTAGGGTTGAACCTTATGTCAACGGACAAGGGTGGGAATACGAAGTTCTACTAGATCCTAATGGAGAATTAAAAAGAGCTATGAATGTTAATAATGTCCCACATACATTTCTAATTGACGGCAAAGGGAATATCGTTTGGGATCATAACAACTACTCAGCTGGAGATGAAGAAGAGCTGTATGAACAAATTAAGAAACACGCACATTAA